NNNNNNNNNNNNNNNNNNNNNNNNNNNNNNNNNNNNNNNNNNNNNNNNNNNNNNNNNNNNNNNNNNNNNNNNNNNNNNNNNNNNNNNNNNNNNNNNNNNNNNNNNNNNNNNNNNNNNNNNNNNNNNNNNNNNNNNNNNNNNNNNNNNNNNNNNNNNNNNNNNNNNNNNNNNNNNNNNNNNNNNNNNNNNNNNNNNNNNNNNAGGAAGATAAGGTAAAGATATTCAGAGCCACTTTGTTTAATCCTGTACTAAACTAATTAAGACTAAGTTCTTGGCTTTACATGCAATTTGTTaagtttttgttcttttatcaTTTGTCTAAAGCTTTCCACTCAGAGACTGGTGAGTCAAACTCACACCTAAAttatgtctttttctttaatcaagTCTGTGAAGCATTATTAGCAGAGGAAACCTTTAATCGAGTTTAATGGACAAAAAAGAATTAGTGGAGGCAAACCTTGTTCAAATTCTTGATTGCCAATTAGTTGAGAAAAGTAGGGAGTAGTTTATTTTAGGAGCCTTTTGGTAGTGGAATGAGTTCTTCAGGAATGAAAGTTCCTTTGTTCATTCCTTGGGGATGAAAGTGATAACAGTATCTCGTTCCACTGTTTGAAAATGCTGGGAAGTGATAACCAGGATATACCTGTTATTTCCATTCCATTCCCATGTTTAGTTTTTGTAGGTAGtgatgaaaatcaaaatttgttcattttttcactaatacccttttttttataaaaaaattccaagatttttttatggaaaacaaaaggtggtattttaatttataatgtGGTTGGTTTAGCCATCAAGAGTGCAATAAATGTATTCCCAAGGCATGGAAATTGCATACCCGAGGGGGTCCAAGGGTTTGATTCCATCCTTCATGGGTGTGCAATTCCTATGTAACATGTATCACATTCCGAGGGACTTGTTTACCATATTTGGAATGACATACCCATTCCCAAACTTCTAATTCGCGAAACCTAACGGGCCCTAAAGTATGTAAAATTATTAGACCCATATAAGGCTTAACAtaaatttgaacttttgatCTATCTTGTAGGGCATATGGAGTCTGGATTATTTCATCTGAATTTGTGTTATAAATGCAATGACCATAGGGTTTCTGTAGTCTAGTAAAGCTAAAGCACTGTGCACTAAGTGAATTCCCATTGTGCTTCACATAAACAGCTAGTCtaagttttttgtttcctttcatATTTTGAACTTTCTATGTTGTAGGAGGGTTAACTAGTGTGGATCCGGTCTGTAATTAGATTAGTAGAAAGAAGATATCCACCTCCCTCTCAACCCTCTTTTTAAAGTGAATGGAAAGCACTTGCAAGTAATTCGTCTTAAATGTTCACTGGGAAAATTTACTTCTTAATTACATGATTTGACAACTAGGATCAACAAGTAAGTTAGTAGATATAGTACCatgacttttcttttagtttgcTGATGTTGTTTTGAGTTCTCACTCTTTAATCCTGTGTACATCTTGTCCATTGTTTTGTACTGCTATCTCTtcttattgaaatttgtttcctataaaagaaagataaaggaaaaaaaaatataatacacACCTAAAAGTACCTCATTATGCTGTTTTAGAACTTGCTTCCCCCTTTTATCAGTTTGTTGTATctgtttccttattttttaaataataataaatcagttttctttttccttatctGTTTGTACAGGCAGAAAGGAGGAGGAGACTTGGGTTGCCACCAGAAGATCCTTCAACTGCAAAACCTGCTGCACCTGTTGTGGAAGAGAAAAAGGCATGAGCttgtttaaatatattatttacctATAATGCCATTCAGAAATTGTTGAAACCTGTACTGATGCACCTCTGTTGTATTAATGGTATCTGACGTACAGAGCTCATTGCCCATAAGGCCTGCTACAAAAGCAGAGCAAATGAGAGAATGTTTGCGATCTCTCAAGCAGAACCACAAGGTAAAAACTGTTACCTGTAATGTcaataattcattaaaaacaagaaaataaaatttcaacttcttGATATTGAGGGCCTTTTTGTAAGAACCACATACAGCTCTGGTACAAGAGACCAAAAATTAAGTTTTCCTTTCAAGGGTTTCATGATTCTCCATAGTCAAGTGctcatttttgtatttttaatgtCACTCGTACTGACACTGTTAAGCCATGACCCTAGATACCAGCCatagttacttttttaaataagACGGAAAAAAAGATATGTGAAATGCTATTTCTTGAAAAGAAACTGCTCTCACTTTTTATCTGTTCAACGTTTTGTTGTATGGATTGTGGGCAATGGccttattttctctttctgtgCGTAGGAGGACGATGCCAAAGTGAAGAGAGCATTCCAGACTCTTTTAACTTTTGTAGGGAATGTTGCCAGAAATCCCGATGAGGagaaatatagaaaaataagaCTCACTAACCAATCTTTCCAGGTAGAACAACTTATCATGCACAGAAAACAGCTATCTGCTGAGAAATCTTTTCCTGTTATATGATTTTATACTCGTTACAAGGTGTTTCGGTTGGACTCAGATGTTAATGGTTTAATGTTGCATTGACTGTACCCCATTATTGATCTATATTCTTTTAATACCCatgtttcttgtttgttgACATAACtccttgtttgttttctttgttatcAATCACTCATTACGTTAACAGGATAGAGTTGGTTCATTCAAAGGAGGTATTGAGTTTCTTGAGTTGTGCGAGTTTGAGAGGGTAGAAGGGAGCGAGTTCTTGTTTCTTCCTAGGGACAAGGTTGACATGGCAGTGCTGAATTCAGCTGGGTCTGAGCTAGACTCTGCAATAAAGAATCCCTTTTTCGGTGTTCTTTAAGTTCAAAGATGTTTTCATTATATAtacagtttttctttttcggatTTGGTGAGGTGAAATTGATGCGTTCGGGTTGTTTATTACATTACGACACCGTTTTGGCCATTATTAATATATGGTTATGAATTAAGGGATCTTTACTGCGAATTTCATTTAAGATAAACTTGGATCAAGAAGGAACACCTTAAACCTAGGGTGTcgattttcactttttgtttacttaaataattaatttggataatattttcggataagatttttgggttcctacgtgtcaatactattcatatcggataagattttcggtttcaaatttcagataaatttcagataaatttcaaattttatatacatttcaaaattcaaatttcaaataaattcaaaatgtcaaatttcagatacatttcgaaattcaaatttcagataaatttgaaatttgaaatttcatttgaatttcaaatttcagataagattttcaccctctaagattgcgccacgtgtcatatctatttgtgtacatttttctataaaatcagaggttcagcttatacctcccacaccaattcttctctacatttccatttctcaaattttagctttcattctccattctcaatggcagacatggaagaggttttggagaggcaagagagagaaactagagaaagaatgcgtagacgagctgcaagcaaaagggcacagagagaactagatgagcaacttggcatagcagttgctttgctggaggaagaaaagcaggctcgccgtggttcacgagaaggccgtgggccaaatgtggacagacatagacattcccggggtaagaatcttatggaagattattttatcccacaatctctgtactctgatgttcattttcgagggagatatagaatgcaacctcatttgttcaaaaaaatcatgcatgatatttgcaattatgatgaatattttgttcaaaagagaaattgtgcttgaaatttgggacttcttccagagcagaagttcacagctgtgatacgaatgttggcgtatgggtcatctgccgatcaggtggatgagattgctcggatggggaagtccactgttttggagagcttggtgcgattttgtgatgcagtggaaactctgtacaccagagacttcctccgcagacctacgcccagggacctgcaaaggcttctccaaaaagctgagtctcgaggattcCCTGGCATGATTagtagcattgactgcatgcactggcagtggaaaaattgtccaactgcttggcaaggggactatggaaatagaaaagggcagaaaagtatcatcctggaagcagttattggttttgatacatgggtttggcacgccttcttcggagttgccggatctcaaaacgatttgaatgtcctaggtcaatccccggtgttcaatgatgttttgagaggtgaagccccaaatatcacattgaaattaacaatatcaTCTACCAGAccgggtattatctagctgatggcatatacccgaggtggacaacatttgtgaaaacaattccacatccccgatcccataagcaaaaaatttttgctcgctatcaagaggggtacagaaaagatgttgagaggtgctttggtatccttcaagctaggtgggctattatcaggggcgcggcacgtctatttgacgaggaggtgcttatgagtataatgatgacttgtatcatcctccataacatgattgtggaagatgaatatgattacgatgctgatgacgtgtatgaaccaaatcccatggacacggccctaacacgaatttatgaaaaaccagtggggccaaatggagaagaagtgcagcatgaaccgttggttagagacggtagtttcatggcccgtatgattgatcgctacacggagatgcaatcgtcctatattcatgaacaccgtcaagttgacttgatggagcatttatgggcggtgaaaggtcatgaaggaaatgaaggtgaataaagtgaagtgaagaagttgtttttattttattatgctttggttgtggttgtttattttttatgctttggttgtggtttgttttattttttatgctttggttgtggtttgttttttatgtatggaatgttttgaataaaaaggaattttgttgaatattttctttattgaataaaagaaaagcaatacaactaataataaaataaaatacatgaattaaacaaaacaaaaaatacaatgaaatcaaaggtacatgaattaaaaaaaaaaaaaaaatacaatgaaatcaaaggcaagtaaactaagacattaaaggcaaacaaactattttaatggtttccatcatttaaccaatccgtgttgctaggtccatcgtcacgaaaaagtcttcgtctcataacatcccttcgttctagcttccaaaattgttttgtttcaggagacatatggcttgtatccatagccatggtttcccgatcttttttttcaatgttttgttcgcgtacatactccctttctttgcgtacatactccctttcttttgcatattctacttgaactgccatatcgtgctcttgttgtttcaagtccatttcaattctcatggcttggtgctttgaaagttcctccaaaaattgagatgcattcttgctagaattactccctctcttcgccttcgccgccttcctcccaataggccttggaatattttcaatgggtgagtcggtactcatcggggaatccataggtgaatccgatgccggcgtctcatgaagtggagtctcgttcaagactaccgtcggaccggttggaataatttggaatctcttacaagtcttcaccacctcccaacaatgggtatggttgaaactttttttcccttggccagtagcaccaaaccacatttgtgcttgtataatctatataaaaaaaaatgaaatggaaatgcaagagaatttttaaaatattggcaatgcaacatgtaaaaaaaaaaaaactaatggaaattaaagaattaataaaaaaatgcaacatgtattaaaaaaaaaatagagacatattaacaaaatatataaattgcaagaaacatttaaataaaaattaatatgacatagaaattaatagaagaaaaatgacaaataatttacctcattgctaagattttctccgcttcgttggttgtcaatcgcttttgctaaagcatttctccatttccccaactctttattaagaactttccacctactggataatgccatttctgtacgtgtagaaccaattgccctttcacaaaatgcttgatgaatttttttccacatatgagaaaatttaatctcattgcccgtttctggacaatgactaacttggacccaagcctcacacaagctaacatcttccatcatgctccatgcccctccattttcattagaagaacccataatatgctagaaaaaaattacaacttcaaagtgaaaaaatattgaatagaaagtgaataaattttgaggagaaagtgaacaatagtagaaggagaagaaaatatatgaggatttggtgttaaaagtgaagagtattggttggtatttatacacaaaaaattctgtaatttttgtgtatttttttaaaaaaaattcgattttttttcaatttttttggcagaaaaattggctgccgtcgGATGGAAGGAAAAATTCCAATCGGAGCGACCAGAggccgccacgtgtcaaagagccGTTGGCGGCACTGTAGCgctgatttgaatttttttttaacgttggcgcacgcgccaacggtaaaaaaaaaattcgaattttcAGGGCTGACGCCATGCTGGCGTCAGCTATTTTGTCCTGGACTTCGGGCGCGACCTTGGGCTGAAATCGACTTCGGGCCTGCCCGTTTTGGTGGGCCCCACACTCGCCCGGGCTGACTCTGGCCTGCTGGACTTGATTTTTTCGCCCAAaccccccccagcccgagtccaCTTCTGCcgctggacttgctctaaggGGAGGgctgtttgggccaaaatctTGTTTCTAGCTGCAAGGGCTAACCCTGGGAGGAGATGAGTTTGTTGATgtcatcaacaacaaaaatttaaaaaaaatctacaaaaaatacaaaaaattccattttttttaaaattaaaaaaaaaaaacaaaaaaaacaagccATTCATGTTGAAaccatttgtgaaaaaaaGTAGTTCtctgtttaaaaataaaataaattaaaatcatGTCATACGAAATAAAACTGTgttatattaaatattttaaagcttttttttctttttcttttttaaattg
The window above is part of the Prunus dulcis chromosome 1, ALMONDv2, whole genome shotgun sequence genome. Proteins encoded here:
- the LOC117614111 gene encoding peptide-N(4)-(N-acetyl-beta-glucosaminyl)asparagine amidase-like codes for the protein ISFLFPYLFVQAERRRRLGLPPEDPSTAKPAAPVVEEKKSSLPIRPATKAEQMRECLRSLKQNHKEDDAKVKRAFQTLLTFVGNVARNPDEEKYRKIRLTNQSFQDRVGSFKGGIEFLELCEFERVEGSEFLFLPRDKVDMAVLNSAGSELDSAIKNPFFGVL